The window ggataaaatctataattaatccatgatttaatacaaaatcaaatcttatataatatataaaatccacaatatatattcaaatcttaattctaaattaatcttgaattatttccaaaattaatccCAGGGTTAAGAaccctaattatttttggaaagcGAAGTCACGGAATGAAGCGTTGTGACGTCGCTCCCACTGAAATCCACAGCCGCCGCCACGTTTCCGGCAGCCCGTGCCTCGCCGGCACTGTTGCACGATGACACCTAGCCTCCACGTTGCTGTCCGTCTGCTCGTGAGGACGCACCTGCCGCTGTTGCAAGTGTGACAACGTCGCTGCTGCCGCTGCGTCGTTCTCGTCACGGCTGCTGCCCGTCCAACAGCCGCTGCTCTTGCCTGCAGCCGCTACTGGTGCAACTGAATCATCATCGCGGTAGTTGATGAACTCCGCCTCGAATTGAATCATCAAGTCTCCAATTGATCACGTAAGGCCAAACGTAATGAATTCTTGCGGCAATTGGAATCAGTTGATTCAAATtgcatatatacatgtaataacatatttaaactaataaTCACGCCCTTgtgaatataacaaaaaaaaaaatggctctgataccaattgttggggtttgatgccccttgcacaacgggaagacttgtacaaaacaaataaatcagataaggatctatttgaccgattatgcgatttatttattattcacagagtgataaaactccaactggccagttttccgaataataaaaccttgttcgagctcctcttgaggacattatcaaacgagactcacctcgcgcacgattcaacataatagcaatcctagcaccgctagatattaatcaccactacccaatatatcaggatcattgggttgcgaaaaacccgaaccatttgataagtcaaagtagtgcataatcaataccgtatgctcaatgctaacatatgtagattaagaaatagtattttatcaagacctagtctttcagtatatagcataaagacacgtcttgctgttagatccgtttagtgctataccacaccaatgtcatcttatttcagtaaggcttagaaatatgcggaatGACaatgcaacctttcacgataggtagccaaagcctatcaaggttgtgaaattcttctttttcttttgcaaagcattgcatagatccgaccgtgttaccttaaagtggaagccgcccacaaccagtctactaagcaaaagacttaggctttgtttgcttcttatacatttaaatgtttataaaacatcttataaatgcacaagcaaacacaatgtaataataatagtgattctattcgtgtgAGAGTgttcgaataatactgaatcgggttaaaagtggattgtagagttttacttatacaagcaagattctattcgcgcgaaacttgctcgaaacatgcttttcagtataccaaacctaacaatcccccacttatactcaaaacatgctttcgagcatacccactgccaaaaactctcccacttatactcaaagtaGGTCTTTGTACTAGATATATCTAactaccattcatttcactaagtgaaagaaaaatctgcttggttgttctttgataatatctttttcatcATAATGTCTTTGttgcgtacttgatctttaattaatttcatctccatatgtgattgcttagcttaataaactcgtgtgtcccttgagttagccttcactagtgtaataaaaaaataatactcataggcatactcaaacttacgattaaagctattaggaagatattcctaaggtaaacacatattcagaggatgacttactcgatcactgattagtcataaaactaagacagtgtaaccccaaggacattacatgaatgactggtaaactagaatatagttaccagtctttctcaagcactaggGTATATTTATTacaagtaatattgaactctccccatccaaatccgaaattacaagtaatccgggtttccactttatttattatttatttctcgcgcttaagatataaatgtccattaattaattaatgtctgctattgacttaattaattaatatcttattaattccaagaatggacttagcaagaaacatttatttatcattcaCAGAgtgataaaactccaactggccagtgttccgaataataaaaccttgttcgagctcctcttgaggatattatcaaacgagactcaccccgcacacgattcaacataatagcaatcctagcatcgctagatattaatcaccactacccaatatatcaggatcattgggttgcgaaaaacccgaaccatttgataagtcaaagtagtgcataatcaataccgtatgctcaatgctaacatatgtagattaagaaatagtattttatcaagacctagtctttcagtatatagcataaagacacgtcttgctgttagatccgtttagtgctataccacaccaatgtcatcttatgtAATACCCGCACccttacttttcttttccctCGCCTTTTTAATATCGAACTAAGGATGTGAAGTTCCCCGTTCATGAAGAATTAATGAAACTCGAGCTTTTGTTgtgaattttaaaacttttagtTACAAGTAAAAGCTAAGTAAATCAATTGAACTAAGAATTGGAAATTTACATTGtagaatatcatgaattttcGAATAACATTTCTAAAACAATAAACGAACAATTAATGTCAAAAATACTACAATATGTGGATCGAGGCttcaaagaaagaaaacaaagaaaataaaatttagatgCTTTTCGGGCCTTCCCCCTCAGGCCCAAATCGTGGCCCGTTTGAGCAACCCATCGGCCGAACGGCGGGCCGAGTCCGAGAACATCAAAGCAGCCAAGGTGACCCACCTGCAATATGAGATAAAGCCTTAAGTTTCAGCTAGGGAACAGGAGGTTAAATGGAGTTTTGTTTAAGGAATTGAGACAATCCTACCTTAGTGATAGAGGACTAAGGACCTATCCAAATGAGGAAAGCCAAATCTGCCTTTATATCTTAGTCACAAACCACCAAAGTGAGTAAATGAGAAGTCCTCTGTCCTTAGCAAAACACCAAGTTCCTTCAAACAAGAGTAGTGGAGATCAAGGAAGTGAGAGATTTCCTGCAGCTTGCAAACAAATAAAGTTATGAACCAAAGTACTATGAGAGCATGTGAGAAcaagttaaattaattagtcaaaCTCTAGTACTCCAAGTAGCACCAAAATGTGTCAAGTAAAAGGCTGCTTTGGGGATCAAGAACAAGAGATATGCTGGGCAATAAACCAAACAAGGTCAGCCTCATTAACTCCCCTAAGGTACACAAAATCAGCCTATAAAACAAGGGCCTCCACACCACATTCGAACTCCCTCCCACACTTCTCAAAATAATCAGCaaaatttagagagagttAGAAAGCTTGGTGCCTTAGGAGCTGATCTCAAGCAGCAACAAGGGCAGCCTCATTTCTTCACTACATCAAGAGGTAAACACCCAACACCCCAACACCTTATCTGCATCATGTTTAGATCAATCACCACATAGCACGAGTGTTAACTATACTAAATCCAGCCTCACATCAAGTATCGAGCTATAATAATCAAGGGACCAACATTTCTTAACCAAACTCATAGGATAACTGCAGATTAGTAAAGCCCCAGTAGAACTCCAACTCTTAGAATCATAGAAACAACTTTTAACATAGCAAGATAAACTTTTCAAGCTCATTCCAGTGAGTTGAGCTCCACAATCAAGTCTTTAATCACATAGCTACTGCCCCAAAACTCGAGCTAAATAGACCAAGCTTTagactgaaaaaaaaagagagaggaaCTTAGCTTCAAGGCCGAccgacggcggcggcggcggcgctggTCTGCAAAGCGAGCCGAACGGCGTCAGCTTCAGACAGAAATGGCAGTGACGGCGCTGAGTCGCCGTGAAAGGATGGGAGGCAGCAGCGGCGATCCGCGATGACGGCGATAGAGGATTCGTCGGAAAAAGCCAGGAGAACGCCGgaggcagggagagagagaggcgacGCCTCTTTCCTGTCGGCGACTCCGCCAGTGAAGGATGAAACGACGATGGAACGGGAGGGCGCGACGGAGATGCCGAGGGCACCGCCGCGACTCAAATTGAGAGCGTCTCACGGAGCCGCGACGACAGCTCCGCCTTCCTGAGCTCACGGCCGGCGTCGACGCCGGTTTCGGAAGGCGGTGGGGATGAGACGAGAGATTTTGAGAAGGAGGCTATGGTTTCCTGTTGATTTGGGAATTTTGTTttaaggagagagagagaggccgaTGGGTTATGTGAAGAGTTTTGGGCttctcttcttttattttgtttgggcctcaattaaattaataagatgGGCTGGTGATGTAGGTATTAAATTGAGCCTCTAATTAATTTGAAGTAGGTATGAAGAACCTAATTAAGTCATGGGCCTTTCGAAGTTATGGacttaataattaatagtcCGCAAATTAATTCTACGAAGATAAGTCTAATTTTTCCGGAAATTAGCAAGAGTGctcaaatgattaattttaagaaattacgATACGCTAACGATGAATAGACCTCGAGCCAAATTTTTAGTACTTAAATGAATGGCTTAGGAGGTAACACCCTCAAGTTAAGCgaataatttttctaatttaattaaatctactgatttaattaatattcaagaatTCTAGAACTCTTCtagaaaatttaaaggaagaataaaatgatcacgcacttaggatgcatcCATGTTTAAGCTTAATGGATATCTccaaaatctaattaagtatcattttatttcctaaagggACGTCTTCGAACGTCATCTAAGaccaagttaaggaaatttcggaaggagctttagcttttgaggtgggcattctttcaaaacgtgatttcagtatgaaaatgtgaatctttgctcaagtatattgtcatgccatgttttgttttatgattacctatctgcttggctatgccaatttagttaaatcgaattcgggtcccagtagggccgcaaaccctactcggactagtgtacacatgaggggaccgtgagctaacaaaggagttggccggtccagtgaccgtcgtggaatgtggccacattcccggttcacatcagtttcagatatggtatatctatgttatgtgattgcgcaatcaaatctttactaaaggaaaagtattttagtgactcgggtcttttaagtaaaaccccgtgatcactcaactgtggcattgacaattaaagatagaaccatttttggcaatgtgcccactgagtatatcaaatactcagccctgcatgttattttcaaatgtgcaggttgaacgtggacgagcaggcgaaggtgttgggacaagctttttaaataagtagttaggtaGCCCAAAGTAGCATGTCTTCATACGTGctattttgtcttggactcttccgctgcaaaTCTAGAGTTATGTGCTAGAAAGCTATGAACTTAGTCTTGATACTCTGAACACGTTTTGACTATGTACCCATATGCCTTTGATACTATTGATTTAAGTGATTTCATCCTTTTATTGTTGTCCCTTGATTACTGAGAATTGTTTAGTCGCGAAATAGCTACGCTCACTATCACTAGGGAGTTGTGGTCGTGACANNNNNNNNNNNNNNNNNNNNNNNNNNNNNNNNNNNNNNNNNNNNNNNNNNNNNNNNNNNNNNNNNNNNNNNNNNNNNNNNNNNNNNNNNNNNNNNNNNNNCGCACGAATCGTcacctactgacttggatccttcaatcctgcacacttaagcaactgttttgcagataatacatgtatttcacgacatactgaccagtaaccaaggcttagaatacgacttatcagtTATTCACAGCTATATGAGAATGTGTATAGGCTAATTATtgagaattccaaatagtaatgTTGAGAAAGTATACACGAATTATtgagaattccaaatagtaatgTTGAGAAAGTATACACGAATTATTGAGAAATGTTGAGAAAGTATACACGAATTATtgagaattccaaatagtaatgTTGAGAATTTATAAAGTTGTATTGATGTCCATTCGTTTACatgtaattgaaaatttaagcAACACGAAATGTTTTGAACAAActatatggaaaataaaatgagataacGTTCAGAACATATGTTTGAGATTATTATTCTTCCATACAAACACGGAATCAAGAATGCTAATAAACCGAAACCACAGTAATAGGaacaactaatttatttttattttttactcttcTCTTTGCCGCAGTTCCTTGAATTATGATTAACCATTTTATGGCATTTCTCACATCGTCTAGGAGGTTTAGCTGCTGCCTTCTTCGCCGCCTCCATCTTAGAAGGCAACCTCGATCCAGATCCTTTACACTTCACCACATTTGGCGGATGAGCATGTATAATATCAGGCCTCACAACACCATACAATTCCTCAaacctcttctttttctccaaCACGGACATCACATAAGAACCATCACCAAAAAGCTGATTTTCAACATCCTCAATCGCAGCTATAACTGCATTAATATCAGCAATGCTACCCTCAACTCTCTGTACTAATCTGTAATATGATGTGTGCAGTTTGTTGGTGGCATTATGCTTATCATCGTAAACGGAATCTGtaaataatatcaacatagtagAAGCATAATATCAGACctcacaacatcaaaatattaacaatCATAGTAGGCTATGTATAATACCTGTCTGATCCTGAAAAGTTGAGGTAGAAGAACTATGCACAGATATTAAAAGAGGTTTCTTCAGCCACCTCTTTCCAATATAAATTTCAGGTATCAACTGCACATCATTGttcttgaaaacaaaaaatatgtgaCGACAAAGAATCCCACACCTCTGGTAGAGCTTGCATTGACACTCGTACAAATCATCCTCAGCATTGTTCGTAACAGTCCAAGTCCTATGGCCCCGGTCAGTTACTTTATAAACGCGAATGTTTGTTTCAACAGACATGTGGGTCATCATGCAATTTTTAGATGCTTCAACAATTTCTACATgtacctttttaaaaatactatcCGTGTAGATCGTGGCAGCATGCATCTCAAATGGTAACTCTGTGAGGGGACTTGGAACATTAGTAGAATCAATATAGTCAAGCCTGGTTGTTTGGATACGTTGTGCATCCAACGCATTACCATACTGCAACATAAATTCCACCAGATTAAAGTGAGGCCTGGAAAAACGTTTGAAGAAACTATTCTCTGATTCAGATATAGAAGTTGTCTTCAACAAACAACCCATCGGTAGATCTCTAAAATAAGCGGGGACCCAAAACTGCCTATGACCATACATGGTCTTGAACCACCCTTCCTCCTCTAAACCATATCGTTCCATAACAGAATTCCACGACTCTTCAAATTCCTCAGGCTCTAATAAATCTGACCAAACACAGGAAATCAaatcctttttaaaaaattcatttgcAAAAAGATTTTTTGAAACCTTCTCAGATACCTTCATCATGATATGCCACATACACCAACGATGACGAGTTCCCCTCAAAACATTTTCAATTGCGGGTTTCATTGCTGGGTCCTGGTCTGTAATTATTAGCCTAGGATGTGCACCCATACATGCTAGAAAATGAGTAAACAACCATGAGAAAGATTcgatattttcatttgaaaGAAAACCTGCTGCAAAGGTAACAGGACATCCATGGTTGTCCTTACCAGTAAAGGGTGTAAAAATCATACAGTACCTacatgaaaaaaagaagagaagatgagGTTAATAATCTCAATACAGTAACATGTAAACCTCAATAAACATAAGTAAGAACCTCAATAAACATAAGTAAGAACCTCAATAGAAACTAACCTATTAGTTGAATAAGTAGTGTCAAAAGACACAACATCACCGAACATATGATAGTTTCTTCTAGACACGGCATCAGACCAGAACAGCCGTGTCAGCTTATCATCAGCGTCTAGCTCATAAGCGTAATAAAAACCATCACAAAGCTCCTTTTTTGTACGCATCTGAgttaaaataatctcaacgTCATATCCTTCCATGCTTGACTTCATATCACGAGAAATATTTCTTATGTCAGTTACCGTGCAGCCAACAGCGTCGTAACCCCCCATAACCTCTTTCAGGAGATTAAAGGTCATTGTAGGACCAATATTAGCTTTAACATAGTCCTCAGCAAACTTAAGATGCACAAAATCCAGATTCCTATTTACTTTCATAAACTGCTTATACTTGGGCTCAACCATTGAGTGGTTATGTTCCTCAACAATGTGTTGCACAACATATCTAATCACACCAAAGTCGGATACAAACTTAAAAGATATCTTGGCTTCACATTCACACCTCTTGGATACACGCCTACGTTTACTAATGGAAGCACCTTCCTTTGAATTCAAAGAATCTATATGACGTAACTGCTTCACACCCTCCCTACTACATACCATATACTGCCAAGTAATAATGTCACCTGTTGTTTTCCTACCAGATTTTCGAGGATCAAATCCAACCTCTTTAGCATAATCTTCATAGAAGGAGATAGCAGCATCAAGTGACTTGAAACTTTTTCCAACAAAAGGCCTTAATTCTTCTTTGCACAGAGGTGTAACTTTAACTTAAACATAAATTCAACATTTTAGAAAACAACTTCAACATATCAGGttacaaaaatcaataataaagtACAGATACATCAATAAATTACATTATCAACACACAACATAATacatacaaattaaaactaagaAACAGAGAATAAGAACAAAAAACAGAGAAAACAACATATGAATAAAACTGATAGaataattatcaaataaaCTG is drawn from Salvia hispanica cultivar TCC Black 2014 chromosome 6, UniMelb_Shisp_WGS_1.0, whole genome shotgun sequence and contains these coding sequences:
- the LOC125197025 gene encoding protein FAR1-RELATED SEQUENCE 5-like isoform X2, whose product is MVEPKYKQFMKVNRNLDFVHLKFAEDYVKANIGPTMTFNLLKEVMGGYDAVGCTMRTKKELCDGFYYAYELDADDKLTRLFWSDAVSRRNYHMFGDVVSFDTTYSTNRYCMIFTPFTACMGAHPRLIITDQDPAMKPAIENVLRGTRHRWYLLEPEEFEESWNSVMERYGLEEEGWFKTMYGHRQFWVPAYFRDLPMGCLLKTTSISESENSFFKRFSRPHFNLVEFMLQYGNALDAQRIQTTRLDYIDSTNVPSPLTELPFEMHAATIYTDSIFKKVHVEIVEASKNCMMTHMSVETNIRVYKVTDRGHRTWTVTNNAEDDLYECQCKLYQRCGILCRHIFFVFKNNDVQLIPEIYIGKRWLKKPLLISVHSSSTSTFQDQTDSVYDDKHNATNKLHTSYYRLVQRVEGSIADINAVIAAIEDVENQLFGDGSYVMSVLEKKKRFEELYGVVRPDIIHAHPPNVVKCKGSGSRLPSKMEAAKKAAAKPPRRCEKCHKMVNHNSRNCGKEKSKK
- the LOC125197025 gene encoding protein FAR1-RELATED SEQUENCE 5-like isoform X1, producing the protein MVEPKYKQFMKVNRNLDFVHLKFAEDYVKANIGPTMTFNLLKEVMGGYDAVGCTVTDIRNISRDMKSSMEGYDVEIILTQMRTKKELCDGFYYAYELDADDKLTRLFWSDAVSRRNYHMFGDVVSFDTTYSTNRYCMIFTPFTACMGAHPRLIITDQDPAMKPAIENVLRGTRHRWYLLEPEEFEESWNSVMERYGLEEEGWFKTMYGHRQFWVPAYFRDLPMGCLLKTTSISESENSFFKRFSRPHFNLVEFMLQYGNALDAQRIQTTRLDYIDSTNVPSPLTELPFEMHAATIYTDSIFKKVHVEIVEASKNCMMTHMSVETNIRVYKVTDRGHRTWTVTNNAEDDLYECQCKLYQRCGILCRHIFFVFKNNDVQLIPEIYIGKRWLKKPLLISVHSSSTSTFQDQTDSVYDDKHNATNKLHTSYYRLVQRVEGSIADINAVIAAIEDVENQLFGDGSYVMSVLEKKKRFEELYGVVRPDIIHAHPPNVVKCKGSGSRLPSKMEAAKKAAAKPPRRCEKCHKMVNHNSRNCGKEKSKK